DNA from Halalkalicoccus subterraneus:
ACGTGATCGGTCAGCCGGGCGAGCGTCCCGTCGACGTAGTCCACCAACGCGGCCCCCCCATACAGGGCGGCGGGCAGCCAGACGAGCGATTCGGTCGGCTGTGGCAGGAGGAGAAAGCCGGCGAGAAACGCGACGAGGACGCCGCGGGTGATGGTGAGAGCCGTTCCGGGGCCGAGCGAGGCGAGCAGCCGCCCGCCGTTTCGGTTCCGGGGAAGGAATCGCCAGAGCAACGCGAGTTCGTACGCGAGGACGGGACCGACGAGGGCGAGCCAGCGTCGTGCGAGCCCGTCGGCCAGCAACAGGCGCAGACCGGCAAAGGAGAGGGCGGTCGCGACCGCCGCGAGCGCTGCGACGACGAACCAGCGGGCACGAAGTCGCCGCAGCGTCCGCCCGGCGTAGGTATCACTCACGATCGCCCTCCGGAACGCAGACCCAGCCGTCCTCGCCGGGGATGATCGCGTATTCGAGTTCGACGAGGAGGTCACGAATGTCGGTCGCGGCCTCGCCCCGCTCGTCGGATTCGCCCTCGTGGCGGGCGTGGGGCTCGACGTAGACGAACGGGCGATGCGTGGCGAGGACCTCGCGCGCCCCGCAAAGGACGTCGAGACCGAACCCCTCGACGTCGATCTTGAGGTGGTCCGGGGGCGGGACCTCGCCGGCGTCGACCAGCGAGTCGAGGGGCTCGACCCGGACCGACTCGGTGTCGGCGATCCGGGCGCCCCAGCGTTCGGCGTTGAACCGGTTGAACGAACTCAGCTCGTGGTACGACGACCGATAGAAAGGCAACGAGCCGGATTCGGCCGCGAGGCCGAGTTCGAGCGGACGGATCCTGCCTTCGAACCCGCTCGCGGCGACGTTCGCCTGGAGCGTCGCGGCGATTTCGGGGTTGGGTTCGATGGCCACCGCGATCGCGTCGGGGTACTCCGCGGCGACCGAGAGCGAATAGACGCCGGTGTTCGCGCCCACGTCCACGACCACGTCGCCGTCGCGACAGCGATCCAGCAGGGCCGCGAGCAGCCAGTCGTTCCCGTGGCGGTCGTAGAGTTCGTAGCTGCGAAACGAACCATGACGGACGCGCTTCTCGGTTGCCACCAGTCGGTATCGGTAGTTCGCACCCGCGAGCCGGTAGTATGCGG
Protein-coding regions in this window:
- a CDS encoding CDP-alcohol phosphatidyltransferase family protein produces the protein MSDTYAGRTLRRLRARWFVVAALAAVATALSFAGLRLLLADGLARRWLALVGPVLAYELALLWRFLPRNRNGGRLLASLGPGTALTITRGVLVAFLAGFLLLPQPTESLVWLPAALYGGAALVDYVDGTLARLTDHVTTLGARLDTEFDALGILIAPLLAVLYGQLPLWYLSISAARYLFVLGRWLRRRRGRPVFALPPRRSRRLLAGVQMAFLTLVLSPAATPPVTSAGAVFVAGPFIAGFVRDWLYVSGRLS
- a CDS encoding FkbM family methyltransferase → MRRITVPAAVSRVLRDVLSVARSLPNAAYYRLAGANYRYRLVATEKRVRHGSFRSYELYDRHGNDWLLAALLDRCRDGDVVVDVGANTGVYSLSVAAEYPDAIAVAIEPNPEIAATLQANVAASGFEGRIRPLELGLAAESGSLPFYRSSYHELSSFNRFNAERWGARIADTESVRVEPLDSLVDAGEVPPPDHLKIDVEGFGLDVLCGAREVLATHRPFVYVEPHARHEGESDERGEAATDIRDLLVELEYAIIPGEDGWVCVPEGDRE